In bacterium, the following are encoded in one genomic region:
- a CDS encoding FtsX-like permease family protein, protein MKLRTLVWREIFERKNQLVTSFLAILLGITVIISIKNISFYSEKAVAKELDALGANVLILPKSVSMQDYYSADMQSEEIPEEYVDRLTLSDLQGLDNLSPKLSVPVTLGNKLVTLTGILPKDEFSAKAAWQGAGIFSRPENCGTVADIPGLSSSPKETLVRKRVIETLGSDEILVGADIASSLRIREGDQVNLMGRTFTTTAVLPQTGTVDDTRIFAHLHTVQEMTGKGSVVSAIEVVGCCNQISQGLVAKINKLLPDAKVVTITQIVDTQLRTNRTMSRLSMVFLVIIILVGGASIANYMYANVYERRKEIGTLMAMGAGSSLVLRIFLLKALLLGLAAAVGGYILGTAMAIVLGPKIAGVPVLPMLTLILLAVAIAVPLALLASYLPARRAARLDPCTTLQEA, encoded by the coding sequence ATGAAGCTGCGAACTCTTGTCTGGCGCGAAATCTTCGAACGAAAGAATCAATTGGTCACCAGCTTTCTGGCGATCTTGCTCGGGATCACGGTAATAATCTCGATTAAAAACATCTCCTTCTATTCTGAGAAAGCCGTCGCCAAAGAGTTGGATGCGCTGGGAGCAAACGTTTTAATCCTGCCCAAGTCCGTATCCATGCAGGATTATTATTCCGCGGACATGCAGTCCGAGGAGATTCCTGAAGAATACGTGGATCGGCTAACCCTGTCCGACTTGCAGGGACTCGACAATCTCTCGCCCAAGCTTTCCGTACCGGTTACTCTGGGGAACAAGCTGGTTACACTGACCGGAATTCTCCCCAAGGATGAGTTTTCCGCCAAAGCGGCCTGGCAGGGAGCGGGTATTTTTTCGCGGCCGGAGAATTGCGGCACGGTCGCGGACATCCCGGGTCTCTCGTCATCCCCCAAGGAGACGTTGGTCCGGAAACGGGTAATCGAAACACTAGGCAGCGATGAGATTCTGGTGGGTGCCGATATCGCGTCCTCGCTGCGAATTCGTGAAGGAGATCAAGTTAACCTCATGGGAAGAACCTTCACTACAACCGCCGTTCTTCCGCAAACCGGCACAGTAGATGACACACGAATATTCGCACATCTGCATACAGTTCAAGAGATGACCGGCAAAGGCTCGGTCGTCAGCGCGATCGAAGTGGTGGGCTGCTGCAATCAAATCTCGCAGGGCTTGGTTGCGAAGATCAACAAGCTCCTTCCGGACGCGAAGGTGGTGACGATCACACAGATCGTGGACACGCAATTGAGAACCAATCGCACCATGTCGCGGCTATCCATGGTCTTTCTGGTGATCATCATCCTCGTCGGCGGAGCGAGCATCGCCAACTACATGTACGCCAATGTATATGAGCGCCGAAAGGAAATCGGCACGCTGATGGCTATGGGAGCCGGCTCGTCATTGGTCCTGCGAATATTTCTTCTGAAAGCTCTTCTTCTGGGACTGGCAGCCGCCGTGGGTGGCTACATCTTGGGGACAGCGATGGCTATTGTGCTTGGCCCAAAGATCGCGGGAGTCCCAGTGTTGCCGATGCTGACTCTTA
- a CDS encoding PaaI family thioesterase: MSRRKSDLDTVRSALRVHELRDRRGRLQNTLRTTRSRLHPCCVVCGGEVPYGLHLKFEALADGSVTAEFDCSELLQGYPSTVHGGIVTSVLDGAMTNCLFAQGTPAVTAEIRVRFLHPLRTGLHARVMARIIRTTRRLLFLSAELVQLGHVVATAEGKFVPHASLINKE, encoded by the coding sequence ATGAGCCGGCGAAAGTCCGACCTCGACACCGTTCGTTCCGCCCTGCGAGTGCATGAGTTGAGGGATCGTCGCGGTCGCCTTCAAAATACGCTGCGAACCACCCGCTCACGGCTCCATCCCTGTTGTGTGGTGTGCGGCGGTGAGGTTCCCTACGGTCTGCATCTCAAGTTCGAGGCTCTCGCCGATGGAAGCGTCACCGCCGAGTTCGACTGCAGCGAACTGTTGCAGGGCTATCCCTCGACCGTCCACGGTGGTATTGTAACCTCTGTGCTGGACGGAGCGATGACCAACTGCCTGTTCGCGCAGGGAACTCCCGCCGTAACGGCGGAAATCCGCGTCCGTTTTCTTCATCCGTTGCGGACCGGACTGCACGCCCGGGTTATGGCGCGGATTATCCGAACGACCCGCCGACTGCTGTTTCTGTCGGCTGAACTCGTACAGCTGGGACACGTGGTGGCTACGGCGGAAGGCAAGTTCGTACCCCATGCCTCCCTCATCAACAAGGAGTGA
- a CDS encoding metalloregulator ArsR/SmtB family transcription factor codes for MHEFIRITRALSDLSRLRMLMALANGELCVCQLTEFSGLAASTVSKHMSILREAGLVEARKDSRWVYYRLPGDTVSPLIWRALQFVREHLTADTLVAADAVRIAELLREKGGSMCQSSTTSCIIDKQDAELKTA; via the coding sequence ATGCATGAGTTCATTAGAATCACCCGTGCGCTGAGCGATTTAAGCCGGCTTCGGATGCTCATGGCGCTCGCAAATGGAGAGCTGTGCGTCTGCCAGCTCACAGAGTTCTCCGGATTGGCGGCATCTACCGTTTCCAAACATATGTCCATCCTCCGCGAGGCGGGTCTAGTCGAAGCGCGCAAAGATAGCCGCTGGGTCTACTACCGCCTGCCGGGGGATACGGTATCGCCGCTGATTTGGAGAGCCCTCCAATTCGTGCGTGAACATCTCACCGCAGATACACTCGTTGCAGCCGATGCCGTCCGCATCGCCGAGTTACTCCGCGAGAAAGGCGGTTCCATGTGTCAATCCAGTACGACATCGTGCATAATAGACAAGCAGGATGCCGAACTCAAGACTGCCTGA